One part of the Streptomyces sp. NBC_00286 genome encodes these proteins:
- a CDS encoding enoyl-CoA hydratase/isomerase family protein, translated as MEPQLLHSVTDGVATVVIHHPAKRNAMTAGMWAALPPLLDTLAADPTVRALVLTGEGGTFCAGADISTLRASADEAQGLAVRAEDALAAFPKPTLAAVRGHCVGGGCQLAAACDLRFADEGALFGITPAKLGIVYPASSTRRLVSLVGPATAKYLLFSGELIDTERALRTGLVDEVLPEGELDKRVAEFTRVLATRSQLTQAAAKEFADGRMDRDAYWAGQARGSGDTAEGVAAFLERRQPRFTWTTSGSTTQG; from the coding sequence ATGGAGCCGCAGTTGTTGCACAGCGTCACCGACGGGGTCGCCACCGTCGTGATCCACCATCCGGCGAAGCGCAATGCCATGACGGCCGGCATGTGGGCCGCGCTGCCGCCGCTGCTCGACACGCTGGCCGCCGACCCCACCGTACGGGCGCTGGTGCTCACCGGCGAAGGCGGGACCTTCTGCGCGGGGGCCGACATCTCGACGCTGCGGGCCTCCGCCGACGAGGCGCAGGGTCTCGCGGTACGCGCCGAGGACGCGCTCGCCGCCTTTCCCAAGCCGACGCTCGCCGCCGTACGTGGCCATTGCGTGGGCGGTGGCTGCCAGTTGGCGGCGGCGTGCGATCTGCGGTTCGCGGACGAGGGCGCGCTGTTCGGCATCACACCGGCGAAGCTCGGGATCGTGTACCCCGCTTCCTCCACACGGCGGCTGGTGTCGCTGGTCGGGCCCGCCACCGCCAAGTACCTGCTGTTCTCGGGCGAGTTGATCGACACGGAACGCGCGCTGCGGACCGGCCTGGTCGACGAGGTGCTGCCGGAGGGCGAACTCGACAAGCGGGTCGCGGAGTTCACGCGCGTACTGGCCACCCGCTCACAGCTGACGCAGGCCGCGGCAAAGGAATTCGCGGACGGCCGCATGGACCGGGACGCCTACTGGGCCGGCCAGGCGCGCGGCAGCGGCGACACCGCGGAGGGCGTCGCCGCCTTTCTGGAGCGCCGTCAGCCACGCTTCACTTGGACCACCTCAGGCTCAACTACACAAGGGTGA
- the galE gene encoding UDP-glucose 4-epimerase GalE, with product MTWLITGGAGYIGAHVARIMADAGERVIALDDLSTGMSHRLPSDIPLIQGSSLDGELLKRTFAEHTVTGVVHLAARKQVGQSVAQPTRYYAENVGGLATLLEAVAEAGIERFVFSSSAAVYGNPDVDLITEDTPCAPMSPYGETKLTGEWLVRAAGRAHGIATVCLRYFNVAGAAAPELADTGVYNVVPMVFDRLTRDEAPRIFGADYPTPDGTCVRDYIHVADLAEAHLAAARRLTAAGATGDLTVNIGRGEGVSVRELVTLISEVTGDTRPAIVEPRRPGDAPRAVASAALAAEELGWTARHGVREMVESAWEGWRLHHSG from the coding sequence ATGACATGGCTGATCACAGGCGGAGCAGGCTATATCGGTGCACATGTGGCGCGGATCATGGCCGATGCGGGAGAGCGCGTCATAGCGCTCGACGATCTCTCGACCGGGATGTCCCATCGGCTCCCGTCGGACATTCCTCTCATTCAGGGCTCATCGCTCGACGGAGAGCTACTGAAGCGGACGTTCGCTGAACACACGGTGACGGGAGTGGTGCATCTCGCCGCGCGCAAGCAGGTCGGCCAGTCCGTGGCCCAGCCCACGCGCTATTACGCGGAGAACGTGGGAGGGCTCGCCACGCTCCTCGAAGCGGTCGCCGAGGCGGGCATCGAGCGCTTCGTCTTCTCTTCGTCCGCGGCCGTCTACGGCAACCCGGATGTGGATCTCATCACGGAGGACACTCCCTGCGCCCCGATGAGCCCGTACGGCGAGACGAAGCTCACCGGTGAGTGGCTGGTGCGCGCGGCGGGCCGGGCGCACGGAATCGCCACCGTGTGCCTGCGCTACTTCAACGTGGCGGGCGCCGCGGCACCCGAACTGGCCGACACCGGTGTCTACAACGTCGTCCCGATGGTCTTCGACCGGCTCACCCGCGACGAGGCCCCGAGGATATTCGGCGCCGACTATCCGACGCCGGACGGCACCTGCGTACGCGACTACATCCATGTCGCCGATCTCGCCGAGGCGCACCTCGCGGCGGCCCGGCGGCTGACCGCGGCCGGCGCGACGGGCGATCTGACGGTGAACATCGGCCGCGGTGAGGGCGTTTCGGTACGCGAGCTCGTGACGCTCATCAGCGAGGTCACCGGCGACACCCGCCCCGCGATCGTCGAGCCCCGCCGCCCGGGCGACGCCCCGCGCGCGGTGGCCTCGGCCGCGCTGGCCGCCGAGGAACTGGGCTGGACCGCGCGGCACGGGGTGCGCGAGATGGTCGAGTCGGCCTGGGAGGGCTGGCGGCTCCACCACTCCGGCTGA
- a CDS encoding bifunctional class I SAM-dependent methyltransferase/N-acetyltransferase, which produces MTDNAEHNAFFTLRHGLPRQSPGSDATTRHLLSLAGPLPARPRVLDLGCGPGRSALLLAAEAGAEVTAVDLHEPFLAELRAAAEERGLADAIRTVKGDMGELPYPDGSFDLIWAEGSAYIIGFDTALRCWRRLLAPGGTLVLTECGWTTDTPSAGARAFWADQFELRTTEENRRAAEAAEYTVLSTYQQPESDWDEYYGPLAAKADAADLARPGMAEAVAGARDEIAQRREHGGEYGYVGYVLRPKDPSGWFMRPETEADRAEVYAVNAAAFPTEAEASLVDALRADPEAWLPGLSYVAEAADGTVVAYALLTRCQVDGASALALAPVAVRPEYQRQGAGAAVVRAVLEAARARGEQLVLVLGHPEYYPRFGFTSASAYGIRPGFDAPDEAMMALVLDDSAPVPTGTIRYPAAFGV; this is translated from the coding sequence TTGACCGACAACGCTGAACACAACGCCTTCTTCACCCTGCGCCACGGACTTCCGCGGCAGAGCCCCGGCTCCGACGCCACCACCCGGCACCTCCTCTCGCTCGCGGGCCCGCTGCCCGCCCGTCCGCGCGTCCTCGACCTGGGCTGTGGCCCCGGCCGCTCCGCACTGCTGCTCGCCGCGGAGGCGGGCGCCGAGGTGACCGCCGTCGATCTGCACGAGCCGTTCCTCGCGGAGTTGCGGGCCGCCGCCGAGGAGCGCGGGCTCGCCGACGCGATCCGCACCGTCAAGGGGGACATGGGAGAACTCCCTTACCCGGACGGCTCGTTCGACCTCATCTGGGCCGAGGGCTCGGCCTACATCATCGGCTTCGACACCGCACTGCGCTGCTGGCGGCGCCTGCTCGCCCCCGGCGGCACGCTCGTGCTCACCGAGTGCGGGTGGACCACCGACACACCCTCGGCGGGGGCCCGCGCCTTCTGGGCGGACCAGTTCGAGCTGCGTACGACCGAGGAGAACCGCCGGGCGGCCGAAGCCGCCGAGTACACCGTCCTCAGCACGTACCAGCAGCCCGAGTCCGACTGGGACGAGTACTACGGTCCGCTCGCCGCCAAGGCCGACGCGGCCGATCTCGCCCGCCCCGGCATGGCCGAGGCCGTGGCCGGCGCCCGCGACGAGATCGCGCAGCGCCGGGAGCACGGCGGCGAGTACGGCTACGTCGGATACGTACTGCGGCCGAAGGACCCCTCCGGCTGGTTCATGCGCCCGGAGACCGAGGCCGACCGCGCCGAGGTGTACGCGGTGAACGCCGCGGCCTTCCCGACCGAGGCGGAGGCCAGTCTGGTGGACGCCCTGCGCGCGGACCCGGAGGCCTGGCTGCCGGGCCTGTCGTACGTGGCCGAGGCAGCGGACGGCACGGTGGTGGCGTACGCGCTGCTCACCCGCTGCCAGGTCGACGGTGCGTCGGCGCTCGCGCTGGCGCCCGTGGCGGTGCGGCCGGAGTATCAGCGGCAGGGCGCCGGAGCGGCCGTCGTACGCGCCGTGCTGGAGGCGGCACGCGCGCGCGGGGAGCAGTTGGTACTCGTACTCGGGCACCCGGAGTACTACCCGCGCTTCGGCTTCACGTCCGCTTCGGCATACGGCATCCGGCCCGGTTTCGACGCCCCTGACGAGGCGATGATGGCCCTGGTACTGGACGATTCCGCGCCGGTACCGACGGGCACGATCAGGTATCCGGCCGCTTTCGGCGTCTGA
- a CDS encoding DUF5941 domain-containing protein, whose protein sequence is MSTAILTGQPVPGSSLEGDLRSLGFDVRVASDAADAETLLAAVPADQPVAVVDARFVGHVHALRLGLTDPRFDAAAIPGAVTVRPAARPALDRALRTAAGDASNGSVVVGIVADRVAELLDTELHRPELGELVAEVPRDPQARNEARQAVAAVDDEAIRLRTAVKSRDGFFTTYCISPYSRYLARWCARRGLTPNQVTTASLFTALIAAGCAATGTRGGFVAAGLLLLFSFVLDCTDGQLARYSLQYSTLGAWLDATFDRAKEYAYYAGLALGAARGGDDVWALALGAMVLQTCRHVVDFSFNEANHDATANTSPTAALSGRLDSVGWTVWVRRMIVLPIGERWAMIAVLTAVTTPRITFYALLIGCAFAATYTTAGRVLRSLTRKAQRTDRAARALADLADSGAVAELLAGLLKKLPAKPPFGPRVLVALSGAVILVAAVCLEPYGSWLPVLGAVLYTLTSAAAVALPLKGALDWLVPPVFRTAEYVTVLVLAAKADVNGALPAAFGLVGAVAYHHYDTVYRIRGNAGAPPSWLVRAIGGHEGRTLLVTVLAALLAATDFKVALTALAVAVALVVLVESIRFWVTAHKRGAPAVHDEGEPA, encoded by the coding sequence CTGTCGACCGCCATCCTCACCGGTCAGCCGGTCCCCGGATCGTCGCTCGAGGGCGATCTGCGGTCGCTCGGCTTCGACGTGCGGGTCGCCTCCGACGCGGCCGACGCCGAGACGCTCCTCGCCGCCGTACCCGCTGACCAGCCGGTCGCCGTCGTCGACGCCCGCTTCGTGGGCCATGTCCACGCGCTGCGCCTCGGGCTCACCGACCCCCGCTTCGACGCCGCCGCGATCCCCGGCGCCGTGACCGTCCGCCCCGCCGCCCGTCCCGCGCTGGACCGCGCGCTGCGCACGGCCGCCGGTGACGCCTCGAACGGCTCCGTGGTCGTCGGCATCGTGGCCGACCGCGTCGCCGAGCTGCTCGACACCGAACTGCACCGCCCCGAACTCGGCGAACTCGTCGCCGAAGTCCCCCGCGACCCGCAGGCCCGCAACGAGGCCCGGCAGGCCGTGGCCGCCGTCGACGACGAGGCGATCAGGCTCCGTACGGCCGTGAAGTCCCGTGACGGCTTCTTCACCACGTACTGCATCAGCCCTTACTCCCGCTATCTCGCCCGCTGGTGCGCCCGCCGCGGACTGACCCCGAATCAGGTCACCACGGCCTCGCTGTTCACCGCGCTCATCGCGGCGGGCTGTGCGGCGACCGGCACCCGCGGCGGCTTCGTCGCCGCCGGTCTGCTGCTCCTCTTCTCCTTCGTCCTGGACTGCACGGACGGCCAGCTCGCCCGCTACTCGCTGCAATACTCCACGCTCGGTGCCTGGCTCGACGCGACGTTCGACCGCGCCAAGGAGTACGCCTACTACGCGGGCCTCGCGCTCGGCGCGGCCCGCGGCGGCGATGACGTATGGGCCCTCGCTCTCGGCGCGATGGTTTTGCAGACCTGTCGACATGTCGTCGACTTCTCCTTCAACGAGGCGAATCACGACGCCACCGCCAACACCAGCCCCACGGCGGCCCTTTCGGGCCGGCTCGACAGCGTCGGCTGGACGGTCTGGGTGCGCAGGATGATCGTCCTGCCGATCGGCGAGCGCTGGGCGATGATCGCCGTGCTCACGGCGGTCACGACTCCTCGTATCACCTTCTACGCGCTGCTCATCGGGTGCGCGTTCGCGGCGACTTACACCACGGCGGGGCGCGTGTTGCGGTCCCTGACGCGCAAGGCGCAGCGCACGGACCGGGCGGCTCGGGCGCTGGCGGACCTCGCGGACAGCGGCGCGGTCGCGGAGTTGCTGGCGGGGCTGCTGAAGAAGCTGCCCGCCAAGCCGCCGTTCGGACCGCGCGTTCTCGTCGCGCTGTCCGGCGCTGTGATCCTCGTCGCCGCCGTCTGCCTTGAGCCGTACGGCAGTTGGCTGCCCGTCCTCGGCGCCGTGCTCTACACGCTCACCTCGGCCGCGGCCGTCGCACTGCCCCTCAAGGGTGCCCTGGACTGGCTCGTTCCGCCCGTGTTCCGCACCGCCGAATACGTCACCGTCCTGGTACTGGCAGCCAAAGCCGACGTAAACGGAGCCCTTCCAGCGGCTTTCGGGCTGGTGGGGGCCGTCGCCTACCATCACTACGACACGGTGTACCGCATCCGCGGCAACGCCGGCGCGCCGCCGAGCTGGCTGGTGCGGGCGATCGGCGGGCACGAAGGCAGGACGCTGCTGGTCACCGTTCTGGCCGCGCTGCTCGCCGCCACTGATTTCAAGGTCGCGCTCACGGCGCTCGCCGTGGCCGTGGCCCTCGTGGTGCTCGTGGAGAGCATCCGATTCTGGGTGACCGCCCACAAGCGCGGCGCACCCGCCGTACACGATGAAGGAGAACCCGCATGA
- the idi gene encoding isopentenyl-diphosphate Delta-isomerase, translated as MPITRGTATHTSSNGSAEAILLELVDEDGTTIGTAEKLAAHQPPGQLHRAFSVFLFDERGRLLLQQRALGKYHSPGVWSNTCCGHPYPGEAPFAAAARRTYEELGVSPTLLAEAGTVRYNHPDPHSGLVEQEFNHLFVGMVQSPLRPDPEEVGTTVFVTPTELTERHVRDPFSTWFMTVLDAARPAIRELTGPTAGW; from the coding sequence ATGCCGATCACACGTGGCACCGCGACGCACACCTCGTCGAACGGCTCCGCCGAAGCGATCCTGCTGGAACTGGTCGACGAGGACGGCACGACGATCGGCACCGCGGAGAAGCTCGCCGCGCATCAACCGCCCGGGCAGCTGCACCGGGCGTTCTCGGTGTTCCTGTTCGACGAGCGCGGCCGGCTGCTGCTGCAGCAGCGGGCGCTCGGCAAGTACCACTCCCCCGGCGTCTGGTCCAACACCTGCTGCGGCCACCCCTACCCCGGTGAGGCGCCCTTCGCGGCGGCCGCGCGACGCACCTACGAGGAGCTCGGCGTCTCGCCGACCCTGCTCGCCGAGGCGGGCACGGTCCGCTACAACCACCCGGACCCGCACTCCGGTCTGGTGGAGCAGGAGTTCAACCACCTCTTCGTCGGCATGGTCCAGTCGCCGCTGCGGCCGGATCCGGAGGAGGTCGGTACGACGGTCTTCGTGACGCCCACCGAGCTGACGGAACGGCACGTCAGGGACCCGTTCTCCACGTGGTTCATGACGGTGCTGGACGCCGCCCGCCCCGCGATCAGGGAACTTACGGGCCCCACCGCGGGCTGGTGA
- a CDS encoding ATP-binding protein yields MDDHGRGRDPRPEGGGDTDGDSRPPDPLPYEGVWRFTAPSVEASVPQARHAVRDLLARQGVPASDDLVQGLLLIVSELVTNVVRHAALLSPMLAVEVAVGAEWVRVSVEDNHPYRPTALEADHAQTGGRGLLLVTEITREAGGACDVEHTATGGKVIWAALPLKPVPPS; encoded by the coding sequence ATGGACGACCATGGGCGGGGGCGCGACCCTCGCCCTGAAGGCGGCGGGGACACGGACGGCGACAGCAGACCGCCGGACCCACTGCCGTACGAGGGAGTCTGGCGGTTCACGGCGCCCTCCGTCGAGGCCTCGGTGCCGCAGGCACGGCATGCCGTACGCGATCTGCTGGCCCGCCAGGGCGTGCCCGCCTCGGACGACCTCGTCCAGGGGCTGCTGCTGATCGTCTCCGAGCTGGTGACCAACGTGGTGCGGCACGCGGCGCTGCTCTCGCCGATGCTCGCCGTGGAGGTCGCCGTCGGCGCCGAGTGGGTGCGGGTCTCCGTCGAGGACAACCACCCCTACCGCCCGACCGCCCTGGAGGCGGACCACGCCCAGACCGGCGGCCGCGGCCTGCTCCTGGTGACCGAGATCACCAGGGAAGCGGGCGGAGCCTGCGACGTCGAACACACCGCGACCGGCGGCAAGGTGATCTGGGCCGCCCTGCCCCTCAAACCCGTACCGCCCAGCTAG
- a CDS encoding DJ-1/PfpI family protein, giving the protein MQIAIVLFDRFTALDAVGPYETLGRLPDAETVFVAEQTGPVRTDTGALAITADKTLAEVQSPDVVVVPGGPGQFAQMENDTLLDWLRATDATSTWTTSVCTGSLLLAAAGLLDGRRATSHWLALDFLKQYGAEPTGERVVTDGKYVTAAGVSSGIDMGLTLVGRLAGDEHAQAVQLMIEYDPQPPYDAGSPQKAPAHLVEEFRTNSRFTLV; this is encoded by the coding sequence ATGCAGATCGCCATCGTTCTCTTCGACCGTTTCACCGCCCTGGACGCCGTCGGCCCGTACGAGACCCTCGGCCGCCTCCCCGACGCGGAGACCGTGTTCGTGGCCGAGCAGACGGGCCCCGTACGCACCGACACCGGCGCCCTCGCGATCACCGCCGACAAGACTCTCGCCGAGGTGCAGAGTCCCGACGTCGTCGTGGTCCCCGGAGGGCCCGGTCAGTTCGCGCAGATGGAGAACGACACGCTCCTCGACTGGCTGCGCGCCACCGACGCCACCAGCACTTGGACGACCTCCGTGTGCACCGGCTCCCTGCTGCTGGCCGCGGCCGGACTGCTCGACGGCCGCCGCGCCACCTCACACTGGCTGGCCCTCGACTTCCTCAAGCAGTACGGCGCCGAGCCGACGGGGGAACGGGTCGTGACCGACGGCAAGTACGTCACCGCCGCCGGGGTCTCCTCCGGCATCGACATGGGGCTCACGCTGGTCGGCAGGCTCGCGGGCGACGAACACGCCCAGGCCGTACAGCTGATGATCGAGTACGACCCGCAGCCGCCCTACGACGCGGGGTCCCCGCAGAAGGCGCCCGCGCATCTCGTCGAGGAGTTCCGCACCAACAGCCGCTTCACCCTTGTGTAG
- a CDS encoding LPFR motif small protein: MLRAIADVLRQIGGAIATVVTLPFRAVARLLGGASHSTRRTGRARRV; the protein is encoded by the coding sequence GTGCTCCGTGCGATCGCAGACGTGTTGCGACAGATTGGCGGGGCGATCGCCACAGTGGTGACGCTGCCGTTCCGGGCCGTCGCCCGGCTGCTCGGCGGCGCCTCGCACTCCACGCGACGCACCGGGAGGGCCCGGAGGGTATGA
- a CDS encoding GlxA family transcriptional regulator — MAPRTVLVVLFEGIQSLDVTGPVEVFAGAETGHPGTYRIRTATLDGAPIRATSGLTLVPDHALTDAPAPHTLLVPGGNGTRNPDPDLVDWLRENGPRAERLVSVCTGALLLAAAGLLDGRRATTHWASCDKLARDHPAIDVDPDPIFVRDGNVATSAGVTSGIDLALALVEEDLGRKTALAIARHLVVFLRRPGNQAQFSAQLAAQTAQREPLRDVQQWISEHPGEPLTVESLAARANLSPRHFARAFQTETGMTPGRYVDRVRLEHARRLLEDTTDGIEEISRACGYGTPEAMRRAFVRTLGAAPAEYRRRFRPVPAD, encoded by the coding sequence ATGGCACCCCGAACCGTTCTCGTCGTCCTCTTCGAGGGCATCCAGAGTCTCGACGTCACGGGCCCCGTGGAGGTCTTCGCGGGCGCCGAGACCGGCCACCCCGGTACGTACCGCATCCGCACCGCCACCCTGGATGGCGCCCCCATCCGTGCGACAAGCGGCCTCACCCTGGTCCCGGACCACGCCCTCACCGACGCCCCCGCCCCGCACACCCTGCTCGTCCCGGGCGGCAACGGCACCCGGAACCCGGACCCGGACCTCGTCGACTGGCTGCGCGAAAACGGCCCGCGCGCGGAGCGCCTGGTGTCCGTCTGCACCGGAGCGCTTCTGCTCGCCGCGGCGGGCCTCCTGGACGGCCGCCGGGCGACGACCCACTGGGCGTCCTGCGACAAGCTCGCCCGCGACCACCCGGCGATCGACGTCGACCCGGACCCCATCTTCGTACGGGACGGGAACGTGGCCACCTCGGCGGGAGTCACCTCCGGCATCGACCTCGCCCTCGCACTCGTCGAGGAGGACCTCGGCCGCAAGACCGCCCTCGCCATCGCCCGCCATCTGGTCGTGTTCCTCCGACGCCCGGGAAACCAGGCGCAGTTCAGCGCCCAGCTCGCCGCGCAGACCGCCCAGCGCGAACCGCTCCGCGATGTGCAGCAGTGGATCAGCGAACACCCCGGCGAGCCCCTGACGGTCGAGTCGCTCGCCGCCCGCGCCAACCTCTCCCCGCGCCACTTCGCCCGAGCCTTCCAGACGGAGACGGGCATGACCCCGGGCCGGTACGTCGACCGCGTACGCCTCGAACACGCCCGCCGTCTCCTGGAGGACACCACCGACGGCATCGAGGAGATCTCCCGCGCCTGCGGCTACGGCACCCCGGAGGCGATGCGCCGCGCCTTCGTACGGACCCTGGGCGCGGCCCCGGCGGAGTATCGCCGCCGCTTCCGCCCCGTACCCGCCGACTGA
- a CDS encoding SCO6745 family protein, with product MTSALEERAGRRCHNVLNPLHSALYFSPDLGRELADLGVADRNAAYFATRAAAMGAAGAGVVTATFYNFRHELVAKHVPEVWRTASPEAVLAARARAADSTLRRLLGDEVIGSPEMAEAAQLALRATEACVRTARPLYAAHADLPVPDEPHLALFHAATLLREHRGDGHLTVLLGAELDPLEALVSHTATGKGMSPRWVLATRGWRRADWDAASGRLRERGLLDAEGELTADGVELRREIESQTDRLDRGPYEHLGAERVERLRELATGFLMTALAAGAFPEDMTGKG from the coding sequence ATGACCAGTGCTCTCGAGGAGCGCGCCGGACGGCGCTGCCACAACGTCCTCAATCCGCTTCACTCCGCGCTCTACTTCTCGCCGGACCTGGGGCGGGAACTGGCCGATCTCGGGGTCGCCGACCGCAATGCCGCGTACTTCGCGACGCGGGCCGCGGCCATGGGGGCGGCGGGTGCGGGTGTGGTGACGGCGACGTTCTACAACTTTCGCCACGAGCTGGTGGCGAAGCACGTACCGGAGGTGTGGCGGACGGCGTCTCCGGAGGCCGTGCTGGCGGCACGCGCGCGTGCCGCCGATTCCACGCTGCGGCGGCTGCTCGGTGACGAGGTGATCGGGTCTCCGGAGATGGCCGAGGCGGCTCAGCTCGCGCTGCGGGCGACCGAGGCCTGCGTACGGACCGCACGCCCGCTGTACGCGGCTCACGCGGACCTGCCCGTGCCCGACGAGCCACACCTTGCGCTCTTTCACGCGGCCACGCTGCTGCGCGAGCACCGCGGGGACGGGCATCTCACGGTGCTGCTCGGCGCGGAACTCGACCCCCTAGAGGCGCTGGTGAGCCACACCGCAACCGGCAAGGGCATGTCGCCGAGGTGGGTCCTCGCCACCCGTGGCTGGCGGCGCGCGGACTGGGACGCCGCGTCCGGGCGGCTCCGGGAGCGCGGACTGCTCGACGCCGAGGGCGAGTTGACGGCGGACGGCGTCGAACTTCGCCGGGAGATCGAGTCACAGACGGACCGCCTGGACCGGGGCCCGTACGAGCACTTGGGCGCGGAGCGGGTGGAGCGTCTGAGGGAGCTGGCGACCGGGTTCCTGATGACCGCGCTGGCGGCGGGGGCGTTCCCGGAGGACATGACCGGCAAGGGCTGA